The following proteins come from a genomic window of Acidobacteriota bacterium:
- a CDS encoding Gfo/Idh/MocA family oxidoreductase, which produces MSPAKPVRYAVVGLGHIAQVAVLPAFAHARRNSKLVAVVSNDRTKRRELAKRYRLEHAFSYDQFEDCLNEVDAVYIALPNSMHAEYTVRAAKAGVHVLCEKPMAVTVRECRHMIAACRQARVKLMIAYRLHFETVNLSAMDLARRGDLGDLKFFTSSFSLTVRRGDIRTKRRYGGGTLYDIGVYCINAARNLFRAEPTCVSAVSINSGLRSLAEIDETTAATLRFGDDRVATFITSFNAADVAAYRIVGTKGHLHADPAYEYAEGLKYTVTIGGKKRTKHVGKRDQFAPELLYFSDCILNDTQPEPSGEEGLQDVRLVEALYESARKQRPVRIRPFQKSVRPTSRQRISRPGVKMPELIKVQSASRD; this is translated from the coding sequence ATGTCACCAGCTAAGCCCGTACGCTACGCGGTGGTCGGACTCGGCCACATTGCCCAGGTTGCTGTCCTTCCGGCGTTTGCGCATGCTCGACGCAACTCCAAGCTCGTCGCCGTCGTGAGCAACGATCGAACGAAACGGCGGGAACTCGCCAAGCGCTACCGGCTCGAGCACGCCTTCTCATACGACCAATTCGAGGACTGCCTGAACGAGGTCGACGCGGTGTACATCGCACTGCCGAACTCGATGCACGCCGAATACACGGTGCGAGCGGCCAAGGCGGGCGTGCACGTCTTGTGCGAGAAGCCGATGGCCGTCACCGTGCGGGAGTGCCGGCACATGATCGCCGCCTGCCGACAGGCACGCGTCAAGCTCATGATCGCGTACCGGCTGCACTTCGAGACCGTCAATCTCTCGGCCATGGACCTGGCGCGTCGTGGCGACCTGGGCGACTTGAAGTTCTTTACGTCCTCGTTCTCCCTGACGGTGCGGCGCGGCGACATTCGCACGAAACGCCGGTATGGAGGCGGGACGCTGTACGACATTGGCGTGTACTGCATCAACGCCGCGCGGAACCTGTTCCGAGCAGAACCGACCTGCGTCTCTGCTGTGTCGATCAACAGTGGGCTGAGGAGTCTCGCCGAAATCGATGAAACGACGGCCGCCACGCTGCGGTTTGGTGACGACCGGGTGGCGACTTTCATCACCAGCTTCAACGCCGCAGATGTGGCCGCGTACCGCATCGTGGGCACGAAAGGACACCTCCATGCCGATCCGGCCTATGAGTATGCCGAGGGCTTGAAATACACCGTGACGATCGGCGGCAAGAAACGAACAAAGCACGTGGGGAAACGTGACCAGTTCGCGCCGGAGCTCCTGTACTTTTCTGATTGCATCCTGAACGACACCCAGCCCGAGCCGTCCGGTGAGGAAGGATTGCAGGACGTGCGGCTGGTCGAGGCGTTGTACGAATCGGCGCGGAAGCAGCGGCCGGTCCGCATCAGACCGTTTCAGAAGAGCGTCCGGCCGACATCGCGACAGCGAATCTCGCGGCCTGGCGTGAAGATGCCCGAATTGATAAAGGTGCAGAGTGCGAGTCGTGACTGA